One part of the Deltaproteobacteria bacterium genome encodes these proteins:
- a CDS encoding HAMP domain-containing protein — MNAPATSLPIEETLRLEDLKRRRREGIVIAVTVVMILVFAFIEVQPPDAATESSLLSNISFFLLINLNIILFGLLAFLVVRNLVKVFWESKRGARRSRLQWQLVLAMVGLSLGSNLLLFFVAGGFVTRAFDRWFDPQIGAAVKGAAGIQETYYQSAADNAIGFAKQLGQQISQQRLVDAGRSDGLRSYVQAKQREYRLGALQVISPERQILAVSVDPEAYKVAPIEANGEFLKQALRGQESVTTQEFGEGEVIRAAAPLRNSQEQIAGALVVDYYVDKSLRKQSKLISESYGQFKRQEVMEGPLKYTYVGTLLLVTLVVILVALWFGLYLARGITVPIQKLADGTHQVAQGNLDYKIEAAGDDEVGVLVNSFNSMTADLKRSRIEIERHGKLVEMLLANIAAGVVSIDPSGTITTWNKAAAKMLNISAAGALGKKYQEVFQAEFLAAMRELVDNAQGQETLDRQIQLPQADPPVTLVVIAAALCDEDGKPLGVLLFLEDITQIQKVQRMEAWREVAQRLAHEIKNPLTPIQLSAERLRKRYAPLLQGDGAILDKCTSTIIAQVEELKNLVNSFSQFNRLPTAQISANDLNEIVRDALFLYQEGHDEIDFQFNSGTLPDVNLDRVQMKRALVNLLDNAVAAVQSENHSDGQIILTSQHDAAQGCVRLTIADNGAGLPAHVRAQMFEPYFSTKKNGTGLGLSIVNAIVDDHHGRIRVVANEPRGTKFVIELPAAQVQEAQRARTVLNS, encoded by the coding sequence ATGAACGCCCCTGCGACCAGCCTGCCGATTGAAGAGACTCTGCGGCTCGAAGACCTCAAGCGCCGCCGGCGCGAGGGCATTGTCATCGCCGTGACCGTGGTGATGATTCTGGTGTTTGCTTTCATCGAAGTGCAGCCTCCGGATGCGGCCACAGAGAGCTCGCTGCTCAGCAACATCAGCTTTTTTCTCTTGATCAATCTCAATATCATCCTGTTCGGCTTGCTGGCCTTTCTGGTGGTGCGCAATTTGGTCAAAGTATTTTGGGAAAGCAAGCGTGGTGCGCGCCGGTCCCGGCTGCAGTGGCAATTGGTCCTGGCGATGGTGGGCTTGTCCTTGGGTTCCAACCTGCTTTTGTTTTTCGTTGCCGGAGGATTTGTCACGCGCGCCTTCGATCGGTGGTTCGATCCGCAGATCGGCGCCGCGGTTAAAGGCGCGGCGGGAATTCAAGAAACCTACTACCAAAGCGCGGCGGACAACGCCATCGGTTTCGCCAAGCAGCTGGGCCAGCAGATTTCACAACAACGCTTGGTGGATGCGGGGCGGAGCGATGGCTTGAGAAGCTACGTGCAGGCCAAGCAGCGCGAATACCGTTTGGGGGCGCTCCAGGTGATTTCCCCTGAAAGGCAAATCCTCGCCGTATCGGTCGACCCGGAAGCCTACAAGGTGGCGCCCATCGAAGCCAACGGTGAGTTTCTCAAGCAAGCGCTGCGCGGCCAGGAGTCGGTGACGACCCAAGAATTCGGTGAAGGCGAAGTGATTCGCGCGGCCGCGCCGCTGCGCAATTCCCAAGAGCAAATCGCCGGCGCGCTGGTGGTCGACTACTACGTCGACAAGAGTCTAAGGAAGCAATCCAAGCTGATCTCGGAATCCTACGGACAATTCAAACGGCAGGAGGTGATGGAGGGGCCCCTCAAGTACACCTACGTTGGCACACTCTTGCTGGTGACGCTGGTGGTGATTTTGGTGGCGCTCTGGTTTGGGCTCTACTTGGCGCGCGGCATTACCGTGCCGATACAGAAACTTGCCGATGGCACGCATCAAGTGGCCCAGGGCAACTTAGATTATAAGATCGAAGCCGCCGGCGATGACGAAGTCGGCGTGTTGGTCAATTCGTTTAACTCGATGACCGCCGATTTGAAGCGCAGTAGGATTGAAATTGAGCGCCATGGCAAACTGGTCGAGATGCTGCTTGCCAATATTGCCGCGGGGGTTGTCTCGATCGATCCTTCGGGGACGATCACGACGTGGAACAAAGCCGCGGCGAAAATGCTGAATATAAGCGCCGCCGGCGCGCTCGGGAAAAAATATCAAGAAGTGTTTCAAGCGGAATTTCTCGCGGCCATGCGTGAGCTGGTCGACAACGCCCAAGGGCAGGAGACGCTGGACCGGCAGATCCAGCTGCCGCAGGCGGACCCGCCGGTGACTTTGGTCGTTATCGCAGCGGCGCTGTGCGATGAGGATGGCAAGCCTCTCGGTGTGCTGCTGTTTCTCGAGGACATCACCCAGATTCAGAAAGTGCAGCGCATGGAAGCCTGGCGCGAGGTTGCGCAGCGTTTGGCCCATGAAATCAAGAATCCGCTGACCCCGATTCAATTATCGGCGGAGCGCCTGCGCAAACGCTACGCGCCGTTGTTGCAGGGCGATGGCGCGATCCTTGACAAGTGCACGTCGACCATCATCGCCCAGGTAGAAGAACTGAAAAACCTGGTCAATTCCTTCTCGCAGTTCAACCGTCTGCCGACGGCGCAAATTAGCGCCAACGACTTGAACGAAATCGTCCGCGATGCGCTCTTCTTGTATCAGGAGGGGCATGATGAGATCGATTTTCAGTTCAACTCAGGGACGCTGCCGGATGTCAATCTCGATCGCGTGCAAATGAAACGGGCCTTGGTCAATCTCTTGGATAATGCGGTGGCTGCCGTGCAATCCGAGAACCACAGTGACGGGCAGATTATTTTGACCTCGCAGCACGACGCTGCCCAAGGCTGTGTGCGCCTCACCATTGCTGATAACGGCGCGGGGTTGCCCGCCCATGTCCGGGCGCAGATGTTCGAGCCCTACTTTTCGACCAAGAAGAACGGTACTGGTCTGGGTTTGTCGATCGTAAATGCTATAGTGGACGATCATCATGGACGCATTCGCGTTGTGGCCAATGAGCCCAGAGGGACCAAGTTCGTGATCGAGCTGCCGGCTGCGCAAGTGCAAGAAGCGCAGCGAGCGCGGACAGTTCTTAACAGTTGA
- the lpxC gene encoding UDP-3-O-[3-hydroxymyristoyl] N-acetylglucosamine deacetylase: MSVAVAEKTILVVDDEPAVRESVREVLSDEGYRVLDTGDCGAVLQMIDRDKPGLVLLDIWMAQTDGIELLKEIKHKKPQLNVVMISGHGNIHTAVTATKHGAFDFIEKPLSIDGLLLTVRRALGELPSDDVGELAQSQTKTKKRSKASEARATAVLKQKTLRKSVVTSGQGLHSGVKTGLVLHPLPANSGIVFTGLSADETVRAHLDNVVSTGFATSLRNGGFSVATVEHFLAALHGHGITNLLVKVQSEVPILDGSAIEFCRLIEEAGVEEQDEECGEIKIDRRYAVETQGGEAIAIEPAEDFSVRYVLKYPKPVGQQEYLYRHRGAASFKKEIAPARTFGFLKDIAMLQTMGLANGGRLSNFILIDDEKIVNTQLRFPDELARHKILDILGDFFLLGRPIRGAITARMTGHSDNIALLREIRKTLAS; encoded by the coding sequence GTGAGCGTAGCGGTTGCCGAAAAGACTATACTTGTCGTCGACGACGAACCGGCGGTCCGGGAGTCGGTGCGCGAAGTCTTAAGTGATGAAGGCTATCGCGTCTTGGACACTGGCGATTGCGGCGCGGTTTTGCAGATGATCGACCGCGACAAGCCAGGGCTGGTCTTGCTCGATATCTGGATGGCGCAGACCGACGGCATCGAGTTGCTGAAAGAGATCAAACACAAGAAACCGCAGCTCAACGTGGTTATGATCTCCGGCCACGGTAATATTCATACGGCGGTGACGGCGACCAAGCACGGCGCGTTTGATTTTATCGAGAAGCCGCTGTCCATCGATGGGCTACTGTTAACCGTGCGGCGCGCGCTGGGTGAGCTCCCCAGCGATGACGTAGGCGAGCTCGCGCAAAGCCAGACCAAAACCAAAAAACGCAGCAAAGCGAGCGAAGCGCGCGCCACCGCCGTGCTCAAGCAGAAGACGCTCAGGAAGAGCGTGGTGACTTCCGGACAGGGGCTCCACTCGGGAGTAAAAACCGGCCTTGTGCTGCATCCGCTGCCGGCCAACAGCGGGATTGTTTTTACCGGCTTGTCGGCGGATGAAACCGTGCGCGCGCACCTGGATAACGTCGTCTCCACCGGTTTTGCCACCTCGCTGCGCAACGGCGGTTTTTCGGTGGCGACGGTGGAGCATTTTCTCGCCGCGCTGCACGGCCATGGCATTACGAATCTGCTGGTGAAAGTACAAAGTGAGGTGCCGATCTTGGACGGCTCCGCCATCGAGTTTTGCCGCCTGATCGAAGAGGCCGGTGTCGAAGAACAAGACGAAGAGTGCGGCGAAATCAAAATCGACCGGCGCTATGCTGTCGAGACCCAGGGCGGCGAAGCGATCGCCATCGAACCGGCGGAAGATTTTTCAGTGCGCTACGTCTTGAAGTATCCGAAACCGGTGGGGCAGCAAGAGTATCTCTACCGGCACCGCGGCGCGGCCTCATTCAAAAAAGAGATCGCTCCGGCGCGCACCTTTGGCTTTCTTAAGGACATCGCCATGCTGCAGACCATGGGGCTCGCCAACGGCGGACGCTTGAGCAATTTTATTTTGATCGACGACGAAAAGATCGTCAACACGCAGTTGCGTTTCCCCGATGAGCTGGCGCGCCACAAGATTCTCGATATCCTCGGAGATTTCTTTCTACTTGGCAGACCCATTCGCGGCGCGATCACGGCGCGCATGACGGGCCACTCGGACAACATCGCGCTCCTGCGCGAAATCAGAAAAACCTTAGCTTCTTAG
- the ruvB gene encoding Holliday junction branch migration DNA helicase RuvB has product MVDGSRSDEEFSFDVSLRPRGFDEYIGQDSVKENLKVAIAAARARSDVLDHVLFHGPPGLGKTSLAYIIAREMGVNIKATSGPVVERPGDLAALLTNLDDGDILFIDEIHRMNPVIEEVLYPAMEDCQIDIMIGQGPAARSIKLELKRFTLVGATTRSGLLTSPLRDRFGHIFRLDFYDEAALSRILKRSASILGVKGDDDGIREIALRSRGTPRIANRLLRRVRDYVQVKGDGAITKSLTEAALKMLEVDRLGLDKMDTLLLLTVIDKFAGGPVGVDTLAAAIGEEKDTIEDVYEPFLIQAGFLQRTPRGRVATALAFDHFGRKQAVAAPKNNQGSLF; this is encoded by the coding sequence ATGGTCGACGGTAGCCGGAGCGACGAAGAGTTCAGCTTCGATGTCAGCCTGCGGCCGCGCGGTTTCGACGAGTACATCGGCCAGGACAGCGTCAAGGAAAATCTCAAGGTCGCCATCGCCGCGGCGCGGGCGCGCAGCGATGTCTTGGACCATGTGCTGTTTCACGGCCCGCCCGGTTTGGGCAAGACCTCGCTGGCTTACATCATCGCGCGCGAGATGGGCGTCAATATCAAAGCGACCTCGGGGCCGGTGGTCGAGCGGCCGGGCGATTTGGCGGCGCTGCTGACCAACCTCGACGATGGCGACATTCTTTTCATTGATGAAATTCATCGCATGAATCCGGTCATCGAAGAGGTGCTTTATCCGGCGATGGAAGATTGCCAGATCGACATCATGATCGGCCAGGGGCCGGCGGCGCGCTCGATTAAGCTGGAGCTGAAACGCTTTACGTTGGTCGGCGCGACCACGCGCTCGGGCTTGCTGACCTCGCCGCTGCGCGATCGCTTTGGCCATATTTTTCGTTTGGACTTCTATGACGAAGCGGCGCTGTCGCGGATTCTCAAACGCTCGGCGTCGATCCTCGGCGTCAAAGGCGACGATGATGGCATCCGCGAAATCGCGCTGCGCTCGCGCGGCACGCCGCGCATCGCCAATCGGCTGTTGCGCCGGGTGCGCGACTACGTCCAAGTCAAAGGCGACGGCGCGATTACGAAAAGCTTGACCGAAGCGGCGCTAAAAATGCTCGAAGTGGATCGCCTCGGCCTGGACAAGATGGATACGCTACTGCTACTCACCGTCATCGACAAGTTTGCCGGCGGCCCAGTGGGCGTCGATACGTTGGCGGCTGCCATCGGCGAGGAGAAGGACACCATCGAAGATGTCTATGAACCGTTCTTGATCCAAGCCGGCTTTTTGCAGCGCACGCCGCGCGGGCGTGTGGCGACGGCGCTCGCCTTCGATCACTTCGGCCGCAAGCAGGCTGTGGCCGCGCCGAAAAACAATCAAGGAAGCCTGTTCTAG
- the ruvC gene encoding crossover junction endodeoxyribonuclease RuvC: MPAKRLAANTPSERILGIDPGSLTTGWGVVDVSGNQLSHVAHGTIATAAVQNQAQRLGRIFHGIQDVMRRYSPNVMSLEKVFFARNAQSALKLGQARGVALLAAAERAIAVSEYSANEIKIAVVGYGHATKPQMQKMVTALLCLNGELRADAADAVAAAICHAHRQAFQSRLAQAAGGRVKVVRWRDYRPAAQK; encoded by the coding sequence TTGCCGGCGAAACGACTCGCAGCAAATACTCCGAGCGAGCGCATCCTGGGCATCGATCCGGGGTCGCTCACCACTGGCTGGGGTGTGGTCGACGTGAGCGGCAACCAGTTGAGCCATGTCGCCCATGGCACGATTGCGACCGCGGCGGTGCAGAATCAAGCCCAGCGGTTGGGGCGAATCTTCCATGGCATTCAAGACGTCATGCGGCGCTACTCGCCGAACGTGATGAGTCTGGAAAAAGTTTTCTTTGCGCGCAACGCGCAAAGCGCACTCAAGCTTGGCCAGGCGCGCGGCGTCGCGCTACTAGCGGCGGCCGAAAGAGCGATCGCGGTCAGCGAGTATTCGGCCAACGAAATCAAAATCGCCGTGGTCGGCTACGGCCATGCGACCAAACCGCAGATGCAGAAGATGGTGACGGCGCTCTTGTGCTTGAATGGCGAGCTGCGCGCCGACGCCGCCGATGCCGTCGCCGCGGCGATCTGCCACGCGCACCGGCAGGCTTTCCAATCGCGCTTGGCGCAAGCCGCCGGCGGTCGAGTGAAAGTGGTCCGTTGGCGCGACTATCGGCCGGCGGCGCAAAAATAG
- a CDS encoding septal ring lytic transglycosylase RlpA family protein, translated as MLKTKSFPLIGSMSLRVFLFGAFTLTLAACSVPQSRVPAPASPAPSVPPVAAPTPPTSRATQTGIASWYGPGFHGKPTAMGNIYDQNEITAAHQTLPLGTKIMVTNLDNNRSLEMPVTDRGPFAKGRILDLSYASAQSLGAVGPGTIPVRIEVLDGPIPVSTIRATLDYTLQLGSFSQLQNAHELRDRAKSHGEVYVVPIQTKATTYYRVRLGTFTDRGAAEEKAKQVAQAGFPVVIMEK; from the coding sequence ATGTTGAAAACCAAAAGCTTTCCCCTCATCGGATCGATGTCTTTGCGAGTTTTTTTGTTCGGTGCCTTCACGTTAACGTTAGCGGCTTGTTCGGTGCCGCAATCGCGCGTACCCGCGCCGGCATCACCTGCACCATCGGTCCCACCGGTAGCGGCACCGACGCCCCCCACCAGTCGTGCAACTCAGACAGGCATCGCTTCCTGGTACGGCCCGGGTTTTCACGGCAAGCCGACGGCCATGGGGAACATCTACGACCAAAACGAAATCACCGCCGCGCACCAAACGCTGCCGCTAGGCACCAAGATCATGGTAACCAACTTAGATAACAACCGGTCGCTGGAAATGCCGGTCACCGACCGCGGCCCATTCGCCAAAGGAAGAATCCTCGACCTCTCCTACGCCTCCGCGCAGTCCCTCGGCGCCGTCGGTCCCGGGACCATTCCAGTGCGCATCGAAGTCCTCGACGGCCCCATTCCGGTGAGCACCATCCGAGCCACCCTCGACTACACTTTACAGTTGGGCTCCTTCAGCCAACTACAAAACGCCCACGAGTTGCGCGACCGCGCCAAATCCCACGGCGAGGTCTACGTCGTTCCAATCCAAACCAAGGCAACCACCTACTACCGCGTGCGCCTGGGAACCTTCACCGACAGAGGCGCCGCCGAAGAAAAAGCCAAGCAAGTAGCCCAGGCAGGCTTCCCGGTTGTGATTATGGAGAAGTAA
- a CDS encoding acyl-CoA thioesterase, producing the protein MKLSTPPKNTCTYRVIYGDTDQMGVVYYANYLRWFERGRSEFLREIGVSYSTIEAEGLHFPVTEVQCRYSQSARYDDVVAIETTLTEMGRASLVFNYRITREADRALLATGSTQHACIDNAGRIARIPKVLQEALNRHDR; encoded by the coding sequence ATGAAGCTCAGCACTCCACCGAAGAATACTTGTACCTATCGGGTCATCTATGGTGACACCGATCAGATGGGTGTGGTGTACTACGCCAATTATTTGCGCTGGTTCGAGCGTGGGCGCTCGGAGTTCCTGCGTGAGATCGGCGTTTCATACTCGACAATCGAGGCAGAGGGGCTGCATTTCCCGGTAACCGAAGTGCAGTGTCGCTATTCACAATCGGCGCGCTATGACGACGTGGTTGCGATCGAGACGACGTTGACAGAGATGGGCCGCGCGTCGCTCGTGTTTAACTATCGGATCACGCGCGAAGCGGACAGAGCTCTTTTGGCGACCGGTTCGACCCAGCATGCCTGCATCGATAACGCGGGGCGGATTGCGCGTATCCCGAAGGTTCTCCAGGAAGCATTGAATCGGCACGATCGTTGA
- a CDS encoding MBL fold metallo-hydrolase yields MDTPGFIGKFTANNPGLMTLQGTNQYVVGKESGLVIDVALSADSNMDGIIEQAEAMGIKKIEKILLTHIHSDHCGGALALRKRCGAKLGIHRSRKGYLGGEDFVYDDNDVLTFGGGELKVLHTPGHESGHCCFYENSDKVLFSGDNILGYGTAVIHPPDGNMSDYMKTLERLLGFEMTLILPGHGPLVGKPEAKVREYIKHRLEREQQVINAMRSGRNTIGDITEAIYVDISAALKRVAEFSVQAHLEKLVREGRVKVEAARYLLLSDN; encoded by the coding sequence ATGGACACGCCCGGTTTCATCGGAAAGTTTACGGCTAACAATCCTGGTTTGATGACGCTCCAGGGGACCAATCAGTACGTCGTCGGCAAAGAGAGCGGCCTGGTAATTGACGTGGCGCTCAGCGCCGACTCGAACATGGACGGCATCATCGAGCAAGCCGAAGCCATGGGCATCAAGAAGATCGAAAAGATTCTGCTGACACACATTCACAGCGACCACTGCGGCGGCGCGCTGGCGCTGCGCAAACGCTGCGGCGCGAAATTGGGCATTCACCGCTCGCGCAAAGGCTACCTTGGTGGTGAAGATTTTGTTTACGACGACAACGATGTGCTGACCTTCGGCGGCGGCGAACTTAAAGTGCTGCACACGCCGGGCCACGAGTCGGGGCATTGCTGCTTTTACGAAAACAGCGACAAAGTTCTTTTCAGCGGCGATAATATTCTCGGCTATGGGACGGCCGTCATTCATCCGCCCGACGGCAACATGAGTGATTACATGAAAACGCTGGAGCGTTTGCTCGGTTTTGAAATGACGTTAATTCTTCCCGGCCATGGCCCTTTGGTTGGCAAGCCAGAAGCCAAAGTGCGCGAATATATCAAGCACCGCTTAGAGCGTGAGCAGCAGGTCATCAACGCCATGCGCAGCGGCCGCAACACCATCGGCGATATCACCGAAGCGATTTATGTCGACATCTCGGCGGCACTCAAACGCGTCGCCGAGTTCTCCGTGCAGGCGCACTTGGAAAAGTTGGTGCGCGAAGGCCGGGTGAAAGTAGAAGCGGCGCGGTATTTGCTGTTGAGCGATAATTAG
- a CDS encoding DUF2203 family protein, with protein MAQAENFTKLFTINEANALLPIVRPIVEKILENIRRLRSASETVIRTERLDPEAPNLLDRLQENGDIARLIAQVKEWVNEIQSHGCICKGAEQGLIDFPCMLGNEVVFLCWQIGEPSVNFWHRIEDGFAGRKPFLEPEESDPDNKPSLH; from the coding sequence ATGGCACAGGCAGAAAACTTCACCAAGCTTTTCACTATCAACGAAGCCAACGCTTTGCTGCCCATAGTGCGGCCGATTGTTGAAAAAATTCTGGAAAATATTCGGCGCCTGCGCAGCGCCAGTGAAACCGTCATTCGCACCGAGCGGCTTGATCCCGAAGCGCCCAATCTGCTCGATCGTTTGCAGGAAAACGGCGACATCGCGCGGCTCATCGCTCAAGTGAAAGAATGGGTCAATGAGATTCAGAGCCACGGCTGCATTTGTAAAGGCGCTGAGCAAGGTTTGATCGATTTTCCCTGCATGCTGGGTAACGAAGTGGTTTTTCTTTGCTGGCAGATCGGTGAGCCGAGCGTGAATTTCTGGCATCGTATCGAAGACGGGTTCGCCGGACGCAAGCCTTTTCTCGAGCCAGAAGAGTCAGATCCCGACAACAAGCCTTCGTTGCATTAA
- the ruvA gene encoding Holliday junction branch migration protein RuvA gives MIAQIRGTLAAKMPGEVVIDVAGVGYQVFIPLNVFYRLPEVGSSLYLQIHTHVREDAIQLFGFHDWQEKQVFLLLNGVGGIGPKLALNILSGIPAQDLARALRDGDQLRLVAIPGVGKKLAERMIVELKDKFVNFLAQASATHTDDAGSELFIDAVSALVNLGYRKVDAEKNVREVLKNGSAALADVLKESLRNMSL, from the coding sequence GTGATCGCCCAAATACGCGGCACCCTAGCAGCCAAGATGCCCGGCGAGGTCGTCATCGACGTTGCCGGCGTTGGCTATCAAGTCTTCATCCCGCTCAACGTCTTCTACCGTTTGCCGGAGGTCGGCTCGTCGCTGTATTTGCAGATTCACACGCATGTGCGCGAAGATGCCATTCAACTATTCGGCTTTCACGACTGGCAAGAAAAGCAAGTGTTTCTCTTGCTCAACGGCGTCGGCGGCATCGGGCCCAAGCTCGCGCTGAATATTCTCTCGGGCATTCCGGCGCAAGATCTGGCGCGGGCACTGCGCGATGGCGATCAGCTGCGGCTGGTTGCGATTCCAGGCGTCGGCAAGAAACTTGCCGAGCGGATGATCGTCGAGCTGAAAGACAAGTTCGTGAACTTTTTGGCACAGGCCTCGGCGACCCACACGGACGATGCCGGTTCGGAGCTGTTTATTGACGCGGTTTCGGCGCTGGTCAATTTGGGCTATCGTAAGGTCGACGCAGAAAAGAACGTTCGTGAGGTGTTAAAGAACGGTTCTGCTGCGTTGGCAGACGTGCTCAAAGAATCGTTGCGCAACATGAGTCTGTAA
- a CDS encoding DUF2905 domain-containing protein: protein MGGIGRTLIVVGLALVAVGVLVSLAGKFPWLGNLPGDIKIERDGFNFYFPLTTCIVISVLVSLVLYFLRR from the coding sequence ATGGGCGGTATCGGTCGCACTCTGATCGTTGTGGGTCTGGCTCTGGTGGCTGTCGGCGTGTTGGTTTCTTTGGCGGGCAAGTTCCCCTGGCTCGGCAATCTCCCGGGCGATATCAAGATCGAGCGCGACGGCTTTAATTTCTATTTCCCGTTGACCACTTGCATTGTCATCAGCGTCCTAGTTTCGCTTGTCCTTTATTTCCTGCGACGATAG
- a CDS encoding YebC/PmpR family DNA-binding transcriptional regulator — MSGHSKWSTIKHKKAAKDAKRGKIFTKLIKEITVAARMGGGDINANPRLRTAVTTARAASMPSDNIERAIKKGTGELEGVSYEEIQYEGYGPGGTAIIAQVLTDNKNRTVSEIRRLFSKHGGNMGETGSVSWMFDKKGLITVEKSQIDEDRLMTIVLDAGAEDVRDEEDVFEVITLPEDFNTVKEKLDQEKIAVASAQVTLVPKNTVDVDAKNVEQILKLTEELEDHDDVQNVSSNFNIPTELLEKAS, encoded by the coding sequence ATGTCAGGTCACTCTAAGTGGAGTACGATCAAGCACAAGAAGGCCGCCAAGGATGCCAAGCGCGGTAAGATTTTCACCAAGCTGATCAAGGAAATTACCGTCGCGGCGCGCATGGGCGGCGGCGATATCAACGCCAACCCGCGCCTGCGCACGGCGGTGACTACCGCGCGCGCGGCCAGCATGCCGAGCGATAACATCGAGCGGGCGATCAAGAAGGGCACGGGCGAGCTTGAGGGTGTGAGCTACGAAGAGATTCAGTATGAAGGCTACGGCCCGGGCGGCACCGCGATCATCGCCCAGGTGTTGACCGACAATAAGAATCGCACGGTGTCGGAGATCCGCCGGTTGTTTTCCAAACATGGCGGCAACATGGGGGAGACCGGCTCGGTTTCTTGGATGTTCGACAAAAAAGGTTTGATCACAGTCGAGAAATCGCAAATCGATGAAGACCGGTTAATGACCATTGTGCTCGACGCCGGCGCCGAAGACGTCCGCGATGAAGAAGATGTGTTTGAAGTGATCACGCTGCCGGAGGACTTCAACACCGTCAAAGAGAAACTCGATCAAGAAAAAATCGCCGTCGCCAGCGCCCAGGTAACCTTAGTCCCCAAAAATACCGTCGACGTGGATGCAAAAAACGTCGAGCAGATTTTGAAGCTGACAGAGGAGCTGGAGGATCACGACGACGTGCAGAACGTCTCCTCCAACTTCAACATTCCTACCGAGTTATTAGAAAAAGCGAGCTGA
- the queG gene encoding tRNA epoxyqueuosine(34) reductase QueG, translated as MKRSDLDPSALLSQEIKERAQQLGFELAGISAARPPLHEQSFAQWLREGFAGELGYMTRTEQLRREPKELAPWAASIVSVGMNYYTSGLRPELSSEPEGWISRYAWGDDYHDVMKAKLDALLEEIRGLHGGPVQGRSFVDSAPVLERDFAGIAGLGWIGKNTQLISPKKGSWFFLGELFLDLPLAYDRPIRDRCGHCELCLKACPTQAFVGPYVLDARRCISYLTIELKGAMPRHLRPLVGNHIFGCDICQEVCPYNVKAQATLENAFLPRAGLHAPDLIALLSITDDEFRRRFRGSPILRAKRRGLLRNVAVALGNVGNPETVPALALALGDHEPLVRSHVAWALGRVATQAARRALDERLGIEDDGAVREEIRWALDEIAQR; from the coding sequence ATGAAGCGGAGTGACTTGGACCCATCCGCGTTGCTGTCGCAAGAGATTAAAGAACGCGCGCAGCAGTTAGGGTTTGAGCTGGCAGGCATTTCGGCTGCGCGGCCGCCGTTGCACGAGCAGTCTTTCGCCCAATGGCTGCGTGAAGGCTTTGCCGGTGAGCTGGGCTACATGACGCGCACTGAGCAACTCCGGCGCGAGCCCAAGGAATTGGCGCCCTGGGCGGCTTCGATTGTTTCCGTGGGCATGAACTATTACACCTCGGGGTTGCGGCCAGAGCTTTCTAGCGAGCCAGAAGGGTGGATTTCGCGCTACGCCTGGGGCGATGACTACCACGATGTGATGAAAGCCAAGCTCGACGCGTTGCTCGAAGAGATTCGTGGACTTCATGGCGGCCCGGTGCAAGGGCGATCCTTTGTCGATTCGGCACCGGTGCTGGAGCGCGATTTTGCCGGCATCGCCGGCCTTGGCTGGATCGGCAAGAACACCCAGCTAATTTCGCCCAAGAAAGGCAGCTGGTTTTTTTTAGGTGAGTTATTTCTCGATCTGCCGTTGGCCTATGACCGGCCGATCCGCGACCGCTGCGGACACTGCGAGCTCTGTCTGAAAGCGTGTCCGACGCAGGCCTTCGTCGGTCCCTACGTGCTCGACGCGCGGCGCTGTATTTCCTACCTGACGATTGAGCTAAAAGGTGCCATGCCGCGCCATCTGCGGCCGCTGGTGGGCAATCATATTTTCGGGTGCGACATCTGCCAGGAGGTTTGCCCTTACAACGTCAAGGCGCAAGCGACTTTGGAGAATGCTTTTCTGCCGCGCGCCGGACTTCATGCGCCGGACTTGATCGCGCTGCTGTCGATCACCGACGACGAGTTTCGCCGCCGTTTTCGCGGCAGCCCGATCCTGCGTGCCAAACGCCGCGGCTTGTTGCGCAATGTCGCAGTGGCGCTCGGCAATGTCGGCAACCCCGAGACTGTGCCGGCATTGGCCCTGGCGCTTGGCGATCACGAGCCGTTGGTGCGCAGTCACGTCGCCTGGGCGTTGGGGCGGGTTGCGACGCAAGCGGCCCGGCGGGCACTCGACGAGCGCTTAGGGATAGAGGACGACGGCGCCGTGCGGGAAGAAATTCGCTGGGCCTTGGATGAAATAGCGCAGCGGTAG